The sequence below is a genomic window from Pseudomonadota bacterium.
GTTCTTTTGGTTACACATATATACGGGGTTTCTTCGCCGATTTTATTTCCTTTGATATGACTGAAAACTTGCGGTTCATTCTGTCATCCGGTGGTCGCTATTCCGATGAAGATGAAATGATCTGCCAATTTGTCGAAGACCTCTATAAATACGAATACCTCATCCTCATTAAAAAATAGATTCCCGCAACTTCTGTTTGTTTAACCGGCAGCTTCAGAATGTGCCGGTTGTACGAGAAAATAAAAAGGGCAAACTTTTGAAGTTTGCCCTTAGCTTTTTTGTTTAGCGCCTGTTGTTTAATTTCTTTACTTTTTGGGTGGTTTTAACAAGATTAGCGCAATGATAATGCCGATTACTGCAAGTATTGTAGTCGGCCAGAAGGCCTTCAGATAGCTTCCAAATACGTCTTTAGCACTACCGGAGATGATGCCGCCGATAATTGCGCCGAGACCGTAAGCACTGAATACAACGCCATATTTTTGTGCATATCCATCAAGACCAAAAAAACCTGCTGTTGCTGCAGGCCCGATTGCGAGCCAACCGCCAAGGCAGAGCCAGAAGCCGCAAAAGGCAACCGTATAGAGTACAACTGAGCCTTGTGCGGCATTTAACATCATGATAGAAGAAATACAGATAATGACAAATGACAGAATAGCAGCATTTCTTGGGGTAATCTTGTCAGCGAGTAAGCCGAAAATTGGTCGGCCGATACCGTTGAAAATAGCAAAAATAGAAACAAGAAAGGCAGCAGTCCCTATATCAAGGCCGATCACCTCTCTTCCGATTGTAGCGGATATACCTATTGCCATAAGGCCTGCAGTGGTACCGATGGTATAACAAAGCCAGAGGCCATAGAAGCTTGATGTGCCGAGCATTTGACCTGCTGTATAGGATTTTGCTGCTCCGCCTGCTGTTTTAGGTGGTGTCCATCCTGCCGGAATCCAGCCCGGTTTAGGAAATTTCATGAACATAGAAAGTATAAACGTGATAACAAGAAATCCTATCCCCATCATCCAAAATGTATTAAGGGGCCCGGAAGAGGCGATAAGGCTTTTTGCCAGTGGTGCTGTAACAAAAGCCGATGCGCCAAATCCCAGAAGGGATAATCCTACTGCCAGCCCTTTTTTGTCCGGGAACCATTTTGTTGCTACAGATACAGGACCTCCATATACAATGCCGACTCCTGCACCGCCGATCATACCGTATGTTATAATAACCATGGTCATACTGGATGCGAATCCTGTCAATATCCAACCGAGACCTACAACAATACCGCCGACCATCATGACATTCCGGGGTCCGAACTTGTCAATGAATTTTCCGGCAAAGAATGTGAAGAGAGCGAACATTGCGAGAAATACCATGAAAGGTAAATTACCTTGAGTGGCGCTTGCATTAAATAATGTTTCAAGCGGTTTTTTAAAGACACTATATGCGTAAACAGCCCCAAGGCACATATTGACAACCATGCCCAATACAACAAAAACCCACCTTCCTGCATTTGCAGACATTCCAAAAATCTTCTGATCATCAGCCATAAAACATACCTCCTCTAAAATTGAAATCTATCAGGACTAAGCCTTAAAATGAAAACACTAAATAAATGTGAATGAAAATTATTATACAATATCAGATAATGTCAAGATTTTTCTTGTCTAAGGGAAAACCTTGTTGGCCAATAAAATCGGCTACCTGATACCTTGTACTAATAAAACTATCAAATTTTTGTTTGTATTCAATATTCAGAAGTAGGATAAAGACATGAAGAAATAATCCCCCCGGTCCGATATCTGATCATCACAGAAAAAATCATTATCCTTGATTGTGGTTGTTATTGAGTCATTTTTATCTGCGATTTTACCACTAAATATATTGTCTGGTGCACTTGTTTATTAACAAAAATCTCTTGACATAAAAGGCAAAATCGTTTAACATACCAAAGTTTTCGCTGAGCTTGCTTTCCCTTAAAACAAATTAGGGAATTATTTTATTTGGAGGGTATTGATGCCTACTATTAATCAATTAGTAAGGCTTGGGAGAGAAGTCGTTAAAAAGAAGAGTTCATCCCCGGCGCTTATAAATTGTCCACAAAAGAGAGGAGTTTGTGTAAGGGTTTATACAACAACTCCTAAAAAACCGAATTCGGCATTAAGAAAGGTAGCCCGTGTGAGATTGACCAATGGCATAGAGGTTACTACATATATACCCGGTATCGGCCACAATCTTCAAGAGCACTCGGTTGTGCTGATAAGAGGCGGAAGGGTCAAGGATTTGCCTGGTGTCAGATACCATATAATCAGAGGATCACTTGATGCAAGCGGTGTGGCAAATAGAAAGAAAAGCAGATCCAAGTACGGCGCCAAAAGACCTAAACAGTAGAGGAGTTTAGACGACAGTAAATAGCGGAGTTTGAACGATAGTAAACGGAGGAGTTTAAAGCATGCCAAGAAAGGGACACGTTGCGACAAGGGAGAAATTACCTGATTTAAAATACAATGACTTCCTTGTACAGAGATTGATAAGCTGCGTTATGCTGGATGGGAAGAAGAGTACAGCCACAAGGATTGTTTATGGTGCTTTTGATGTGATTGAAGGCAAGCTGAAAGACGATCCGCTTAAGGCGTTCCATAAGGCGATAGACAATATCAGACCTGAAATAGAAGTAAAAGCAAGAAGGGTTGGAGGGGCAACATATCAGGTTCCGGTTGAGGTAAGGTCAAACCGGAAAATGTCTCTGGGGATTAGATGGCTGATAAGATATGCAAGAGAAAGATCAGAAAGAACAATGAAAGAGAAACTTGCCGGAGAGATCCTTGATGCTTGCAACAATAAGGGCGGTGCAGTAAAAAAGAGAGAAGATACCCACAAGATGGCCGAAGCAAATAAGGCGTTTGCTCACTACAGGTGGTAAATCAAGGTAAAAATGAATGAATCAAATTGTTAGAAATGTAGGTATTATGGCGCACATTGATGCTGGAAAGACAACTGCCACAGAGAGAATGCTCTTCTATACAGGGGTTAACAACAGGATGGGAGAAGTTGATGATGGCGCTGCCACTATGGACTGGATGGAGGAAGAAAAAGAAAGAGGGATTACCATTACAGCTGCAGCAACAACCTGCTTCTGGAGGGAACACAGAATTAACATCATAGATACGCCTGGACATATAGACTTTACGATAGAGGTGGGAAGATCACTTAGAGTGCTGGATGGCGCTGTAGCATTATTCTCAGCAGTGGAAGGCGTTGAACCTCAATCAGAGACTGTCTGGAGACAGGCCGACAGATACAGGGTCCCGAGAATTGCATATGTGAACAAGATGGACAGAACCGGTGCTGATTTTGACAACTGTGTCCGGATGATACGAGAAAATTTAAAGGCAAATCCATTGGTACTCCATTTTCCCATCATGAACGAAGATGGGTTCATCGGGACCGTTGATTTAATAAAAAACAAAGCAATTTTATATGATAAAGACAGACTGGGCTTTGAGTACACAGTCTGTGAAGTACCTGAAGCGCTTAAAGCCAAGGCTGATAATGCAAGGATAAACATTATGGAGATGTTGTCCAGTGTAGAAGACAGCTTTATGGAACGGTATCTGGAAGGATATGAGATCGATGAAGCAAGTATTAAAGAAGCGATAAGAAAAGGCACATTGAATGGGAGTGTTATACCTGTCCTTTGTGGCAGTGCATTTAAGAATAAAGGAGTTCAGCCGCTTCTTGATGCAATTGTAGACTATCTTCCTTCACCGCAGGATGTATCTCCTTATCACTATTGGACCGAAGACGGGACAGAAGGAGCTTTTGATGGAACCGAAGAAGAACCTTTCAGTGGACTTATTTTTAAGATAATGAATGATCCTTTTGTTGGTCATTTGAGCTATGTAAGGATATATTCCGGTGTATTGAAGACCGGTGATACGATAATGAATTGTGCACAGTCAAAAACAGAGAGGGTCGGCAGGATACTAAGACTTCACGCGAACAAGAGGGAAGAGGTAAAGAAGGTAGAAGCGGGCGATATCTGTGCAATTGTAGGTTTGAAAGGGGTATCAACAGGAGATACGCTAACCCACCCAGGTTTGGATATATTTTTTGAAAATATTGAAGTCCCTATTCCGGTGGTTTCATGTGCAATAACACCAAGGAAGAAAGATGATCTGAAGAAGATGTGGCTTGTTTTCAACAGATATACAGTTGAAGATCCTTCTCTCAATGTGCGGCTTGACAGTGAGACCGGAGAGGTAATACTATCAGGCATGGGAGAATTACATCTTGAAATAATCATGAACAGGGCAAAAAGGGAGCATAACCTCGAAATGATATCATCTCCGCCACAGGTGGCATACAGGGAGACAATAACAAAACAAGTCACGGGCAATGGTAAATATATTAAACAATCAGGTGGGAGAGGCCAATACGGACACGTAGTATTAAATATTTCACCCCTCGAAGGTTCTGTTATTTTTGAAAATAAAATTGTAGGTGGTGCGATCCCAAGGGAATATATCTCAAGTATAGAAGCGGGTATCAGGGAAACGCTGGAAAAAGGTGTTGTTCTCGGGTATCCCATGGTAGATATGAAGGTTGAGCTTATTGACGGTTCATATCATGAAGTGGATTCATCAGAGCTTGCCTTTAAGCTTGCTGCATCAATAGGATTAAAAGATGCAGTTAGAAAAGCAAATCCTGTGATTCTTGAACCCATTATGAAGGTAGACATAAGCATACCAAATGAGTTTTTGGGTGTTGTAATTGGTGATATATCGTCAAGGCGCGGCAGGATTGCAGAACTTGGTGACAAAAACGGTTTTAAGTATATAATCGCACATATTCCTTTGGACGAAATGTTCGGATACACAACTCATCTTCGCTCAGCAACGCAAGGAAGAGGGAATTTCAGCATGGAGTTTTTTCACTATACCCCTGTACCACAGCATATTTATGAAACTTTAATTAAAAATAGAGAAAAAAATGTAACGGAGGTCCTTTATGGCTAAGAAAAAGTTTGAAAGAAACAAACCCCATGTGAACATCGGAACCATAGGACATATAGACCACGGGAAAACAACCCTCACATCTGCTGTTACAAGGTATCTTTCCAAAGCAGGAATGGCGACTTGGATACCTTTCGATCAGATAGATAAGGCACCTGAAGAGAAAGAAAGGGGCATTACCATAGCTACAGCACACGTGGAATACGAGACGAAAAATCGGCATTATGCCCATGTGGACTGTCCGGGCCACGCAGATTACATCAAGAATATGATTACCGGCGCCGCACAGATGGATGGTGCTATCCTTGTAGTCGGTGCAAACGACGGTCCTATGCCGCAGACACGTGAACATATCCTGCTTGCCCGCCAGGTTGGCGTACCCTGTATGGTTGTCTACCTTAACAAGGTGGATATGGTGGATGATCCCGAACTGATAGAACTTGTAGAGATGGAGCTTCGTGAGCTCCTCACGCTGTATGAATTCCCGGGCGATGATATCCCTATAATAAAAGGAAGCGCATTAAAGGCCTTAGAATGCGGATGCGGCAATGCGGAATGCCCCAACTGCAAGAGCATACAGGAACTTATGGATGCCTGTGATTCATATGTTCCGGAACCTGTCCGTGATACCGATAAGCCTTTCCTTATGCCGGTTGAAGATGTTTTCTCTATCTCCGGTCGTGGTACGGTTGTTACCGGCAGGATCGAAAGGGGAATTATCAAATCCGGCGAAGAAGTGGAGATCATCGGTTTCAGACCGACTATGAAAACCGTTGCCACCTCTGTTGAGATGTTTAGAAAAATCCTTGATCAGGGCATTGCCGGTGATAATGTCGGCGTACTCCTCCGGGGCATAAAGAAAGATGAAGTCGAGAGGGGTCAGGTACTGGCAAAAACCGGGAGCATAACCCCCCATACAAAGTTTAAAGGCGAGGTCTATATACTAACAAAAGAAGAGGGTGGGCGTCATACGCCTTTCTTTACCGGCTATAGACCGCAGTTCTATTTAAGAACAACAGACGTAACCGGTGTGACAAAGCTCCCCGATGGTGTCGAGATGGTGATGCCCGGCGATAATGTAACTATCATTGTTGAGCTTGTTACCCCCATTGCCCTTGAGAAGGAACTCCGTTTTGCTATCAGGGAAGGTGGAAAGACTGTCGGAGCCGGTGTTGTCACTGAGATTATAGAGTAGAGGGGAAAAAAAATGAGGCA
It includes:
- a CDS encoding OFA family MFS transporter; the protein is MADDQKIFGMSANAGRWVFVVLGMVVNMCLGAVYAYSVFKKPLETLFNASATQGNLPFMVFLAMFALFTFFAGKFIDKFGPRNVMMVGGIVVGLGWILTGFASSMTMVIITYGMIGGAGVGIVYGGPVSVATKWFPDKKGLAVGLSLLGFGASAFVTAPLAKSLIASSGPLNTFWMMGIGFLVITFILSMFMKFPKPGWIPAGWTPPKTAGGAAKSYTAGQMLGTSSFYGLWLCYTIGTTAGLMAIGISATIGREVIGLDIGTAAFLVSIFAIFNGIGRPIFGLLADKITPRNAAILSFVIICISSIMMLNAAQGSVVLYTVAFCGFWLCLGGWLAIGPAATAGFFGLDGYAQKYGVVFSAYGLGAIIGGIISGSAKDVFGSYLKAFWPTTILAVIGIIIALILLKPPKK
- the rpsL gene encoding 30S ribosomal protein S12, with protein sequence MPTINQLVRLGREVVKKKSSSPALINCPQKRGVCVRVYTTTPKKPNSALRKVARVRLTNGIEVTTYIPGIGHNLQEHSVVLIRGGRVKDLPGVRYHIIRGSLDASGVANRKKSRSKYGAKRPKQ
- the rpsG gene encoding 30S ribosomal protein S7 is translated as MPRKGHVATREKLPDLKYNDFLVQRLISCVMLDGKKSTATRIVYGAFDVIEGKLKDDPLKAFHKAIDNIRPEIEVKARRVGGATYQVPVEVRSNRKMSLGIRWLIRYARERSERTMKEKLAGEILDACNNKGGAVKKREDTHKMAEANKAFAHYRW
- the fusA gene encoding elongation factor G, yielding MNQIVRNVGIMAHIDAGKTTATERMLFYTGVNNRMGEVDDGAATMDWMEEEKERGITITAAATTCFWREHRINIIDTPGHIDFTIEVGRSLRVLDGAVALFSAVEGVEPQSETVWRQADRYRVPRIAYVNKMDRTGADFDNCVRMIRENLKANPLVLHFPIMNEDGFIGTVDLIKNKAILYDKDRLGFEYTVCEVPEALKAKADNARINIMEMLSSVEDSFMERYLEGYEIDEASIKEAIRKGTLNGSVIPVLCGSAFKNKGVQPLLDAIVDYLPSPQDVSPYHYWTEDGTEGAFDGTEEEPFSGLIFKIMNDPFVGHLSYVRIYSGVLKTGDTIMNCAQSKTERVGRILRLHANKREEVKKVEAGDICAIVGLKGVSTGDTLTHPGLDIFFENIEVPIPVVSCAITPRKKDDLKKMWLVFNRYTVEDPSLNVRLDSETGEVILSGMGELHLEIIMNRAKREHNLEMISSPPQVAYRETITKQVTGNGKYIKQSGGRGQYGHVVLNISPLEGSVIFENKIVGGAIPREYISSIEAGIRETLEKGVVLGYPMVDMKVELIDGSYHEVDSSELAFKLAASIGLKDAVRKANPVILEPIMKVDISIPNEFLGVVIGDISSRRGRIAELGDKNGFKYIIAHIPLDEMFGYTTHLRSATQGRGNFSMEFFHYTPVPQHIYETLIKNREKNVTEVLYG
- the tuf gene encoding elongation factor Tu → MAKKKFERNKPHVNIGTIGHIDHGKTTLTSAVTRYLSKAGMATWIPFDQIDKAPEEKERGITIATAHVEYETKNRHYAHVDCPGHADYIKNMITGAAQMDGAILVVGANDGPMPQTREHILLARQVGVPCMVVYLNKVDMVDDPELIELVEMELRELLTLYEFPGDDIPIIKGSALKALECGCGNAECPNCKSIQELMDACDSYVPEPVRDTDKPFLMPVEDVFSISGRGTVVTGRIERGIIKSGEEVEIIGFRPTMKTVATSVEMFRKILDQGIAGDNVGVLLRGIKKDEVERGQVLAKTGSITPHTKFKGEVYILTKEEGGRHTPFFTGYRPQFYLRTTDVTGVTKLPDGVEMVMPGDNVTIIVELVTPIALEKELRFAIREGGKTVGAGVVTEIIE